A single genomic interval of Mustela nigripes isolate SB6536 chromosome 7, MUSNIG.SB6536, whole genome shotgun sequence harbors:
- the LOC132022064 gene encoding guanine nucleotide-binding protein G(s) subunit alpha isoform X3 encodes MGCLGNSKTEDQRNEEKAQREANKKIEKQLQKDKQVYRATHRLLLLGAGESGKSTIVKQMRILHVNGFNGDSEKATKVQDIKNNLKEAIETIVAAMSNLVPPVELANPENQFRVDYILSVMNVPDFDFPPEFYEHAKALWEDEGVRACYERSNEYQLIDCAQYFLDKIDVIKQADYVPSDQDLLRCRVLTSGIFETKFQVDKVNFHMFDVGGQRDERRKWIQCFNDVTAIIFVVASSSYNMVIREDNQTNRLQEALNLFKSIWNNRWLRTISVILFLNKQDLLAEKVLAGKSKIEDYFPEFARYTTPEDATPEPGEDPRVTRAKYFIRDEFLRISTASGDGRHYCYPHFTCAVDTENIRRVFNDCRDIIQRMHLRQYELL; translated from the exons atgggCTGCCTCGGAAACAGTAAGACCGAGGACCAGCGCAACGAGGAGAAGGCGCAGCGCGAGGCCAACAAAAAGATCGAGAAGCAGCTGCAGAAGGACAAGCAGGTCTACCGGGCCACGCACCGCCTGCTGCTGCTGG GTGCCGGAGAATCTGGTAAAAGCACCATTGTGAAGCAAATGAGGATCCTGCATGTTAATGGGTTTAATGGAGA TAGTGAGAAGGCGACCAAAGTGCAGGACATCAAAAACAACCTGAAGGAGGCGATTGAA ACCATCGTGGCCGCCATGAGCAACCTCGTGCCCCCCGTGGAGCTGGCCAACCCTGAGAACCAGTTCAGAGTGGACTATATTCTGAGCGTGATGAACGTGCCTGACTTCGATTTCCCTCCT GAGTTCTACGAGCACGCCAAGGCTCTGTGGGAGGATGAAGGAGTGCGCGCCTGCTACGAGCGCTCCAACGAGTACCAGCTCATCGACTGTGCCCAGTA CTTCCTGGACAAGATTGATGTCATCAAGCAGGCTGACTATGTGCCCAGCGATCAG GATCTGCTTCGCTGCCGCGTCCTGACTTCTGGAATCTTCGAGACCAAGTTCCAGGTGGACAAAGTCAACTTCCA CATGTTTGACGTGGGCGGCCAGCGCGACGAGCGCCGCAAGTGGATCCAGTGCTTCAATG ATGTGACTGCCATTATCTTCGTGGTGGCCAGCAGCAGCTACAACATGGTCATTCGGGAGGACAACCAGACCAACCGCCTGCAGGAGGCCCTGAACCTCTTCAAAAGCATCTGGAACAACAG ATGGCTGCGCACCATCTCTGTGATTCTGTTCCTCAACAAGCAAGACCTGCTCGCGGAGAAAGTCCTTGCTGGAAAATCGAAGATTGAGGACTACTTTCCAGAATTTGCTCGCTACACTACTCCTGAGGACG CTACTCCCGAGCCCGGAGAGGACCCACGCGTGACCCGGGCCAAGTACTTCATCCGTGACGAATTTCTG AGAATCAGCACTGCTAGTGGAGATGGGCGCCACTACTGCTACCCCCACTTCACTTGCGCCGTGGACACCGAGAACATCCGCCGTGTGTTCAATGACTGCCGTGACATCATTCAGCGCATGCACCTCCGTCAGTATGAGCTGCTCTAA
- the LOC132022064 gene encoding guanine nucleotide-binding protein G(s) subunit alpha isoform X2, whose amino-acid sequence MGCLGNSKTEDQRNEEKAQREANKKIEKQLQKDKQVYRATHRLLLLGAGESGKSTIVKQMRILHVNGFNGEGGEEDPQAARSNSDGEKATKVQDIKNNLKEAIETIVAAMSNLVPPVELANPENQFRVDYILSVMNVPDFDFPPEFYEHAKALWEDEGVRACYERSNEYQLIDCAQYFLDKIDVIKQADYVPSDQDLLRCRVLTSGIFETKFQVDKVNFHMFDVGGQRDERRKWIQCFNDVTAIIFVVASSSYNMVIREDNQTNRLQEALNLFKSIWNNRWLRTISVILFLNKQDLLAEKVLAGKSKIEDYFPEFARYTTPEDATPEPGEDPRVTRAKYFIRDEFLRISTASGDGRHYCYPHFTCAVDTENIRRVFNDCRDIIQRMHLRQYELL is encoded by the exons atgggCTGCCTCGGAAACAGTAAGACCGAGGACCAGCGCAACGAGGAGAAGGCGCAGCGCGAGGCCAACAAAAAGATCGAGAAGCAGCTGCAGAAGGACAAGCAGGTCTACCGGGCCACGCACCGCCTGCTGCTGCTGG GTGCCGGAGAATCTGGTAAAAGCACCATTGTGAAGCAAATGAGGATCCTGCATGTTAATGGGTTTAATGGAGA GGGCGGCGAAGAGGATCCGCAGGCTGCCAGGAGCAACAGCGATGG TGAGAAGGCGACCAAAGTGCAGGACATCAAAAACAACCTGAAGGAGGCGATTGAA ACCATCGTGGCCGCCATGAGCAACCTCGTGCCCCCCGTGGAGCTGGCCAACCCTGAGAACCAGTTCAGAGTGGACTATATTCTGAGCGTGATGAACGTGCCTGACTTCGATTTCCCTCCT GAGTTCTACGAGCACGCCAAGGCTCTGTGGGAGGATGAAGGAGTGCGCGCCTGCTACGAGCGCTCCAACGAGTACCAGCTCATCGACTGTGCCCAGTA CTTCCTGGACAAGATTGATGTCATCAAGCAGGCTGACTATGTGCCCAGCGATCAG GATCTGCTTCGCTGCCGCGTCCTGACTTCTGGAATCTTCGAGACCAAGTTCCAGGTGGACAAAGTCAACTTCCA CATGTTTGACGTGGGCGGCCAGCGCGACGAGCGCCGCAAGTGGATCCAGTGCTTCAATG ATGTGACTGCCATTATCTTCGTGGTGGCCAGCAGCAGCTACAACATGGTCATTCGGGAGGACAACCAGACCAACCGCCTGCAGGAGGCCCTGAACCTCTTCAAAAGCATCTGGAACAACAG ATGGCTGCGCACCATCTCTGTGATTCTGTTCCTCAACAAGCAAGACCTGCTCGCGGAGAAAGTCCTTGCTGGAAAATCGAAGATTGAGGACTACTTTCCAGAATTTGCTCGCTACACTACTCCTGAGGACG CTACTCCCGAGCCCGGAGAGGACCCACGCGTGACCCGGGCCAAGTACTTCATCCGTGACGAATTTCTG AGAATCAGCACTGCTAGTGGAGATGGGCGCCACTACTGCTACCCCCACTTCACTTGCGCCGTGGACACCGAGAACATCCGCCGTGTGTTCAATGACTGCCGTGACATCATTCAGCGCATGCACCTCCGTCAGTATGAGCTGCTCTAA
- the LOC132022064 gene encoding guanine nucleotide-binding protein G(s) subunit alpha isoform X1, which yields MGCLGNSKTEDQRNEEKAQREANKKIEKQLQKDKQVYRATHRLLLLGAGESGKSTIVKQMRILHVNGFNGEGGEEDPQAARSNSDGSEKATKVQDIKNNLKEAIETIVAAMSNLVPPVELANPENQFRVDYILSVMNVPDFDFPPEFYEHAKALWEDEGVRACYERSNEYQLIDCAQYFLDKIDVIKQADYVPSDQDLLRCRVLTSGIFETKFQVDKVNFHMFDVGGQRDERRKWIQCFNDVTAIIFVVASSSYNMVIREDNQTNRLQEALNLFKSIWNNRWLRTISVILFLNKQDLLAEKVLAGKSKIEDYFPEFARYTTPEDATPEPGEDPRVTRAKYFIRDEFLRISTASGDGRHYCYPHFTCAVDTENIRRVFNDCRDIIQRMHLRQYELL from the exons atgggCTGCCTCGGAAACAGTAAGACCGAGGACCAGCGCAACGAGGAGAAGGCGCAGCGCGAGGCCAACAAAAAGATCGAGAAGCAGCTGCAGAAGGACAAGCAGGTCTACCGGGCCACGCACCGCCTGCTGCTGCTGG GTGCCGGAGAATCTGGTAAAAGCACCATTGTGAAGCAAATGAGGATCCTGCATGTTAATGGGTTTAATGGAGA GGGCGGCGAAGAGGATCCGCAGGCTGCCAGGAGCAACAGCGATG GTAGTGAGAAGGCGACCAAAGTGCAGGACATCAAAAACAACCTGAAGGAGGCGATTGAA ACCATCGTGGCCGCCATGAGCAACCTCGTGCCCCCCGTGGAGCTGGCCAACCCTGAGAACCAGTTCAGAGTGGACTATATTCTGAGCGTGATGAACGTGCCTGACTTCGATTTCCCTCCT GAGTTCTACGAGCACGCCAAGGCTCTGTGGGAGGATGAAGGAGTGCGCGCCTGCTACGAGCGCTCCAACGAGTACCAGCTCATCGACTGTGCCCAGTA CTTCCTGGACAAGATTGATGTCATCAAGCAGGCTGACTATGTGCCCAGCGATCAG GATCTGCTTCGCTGCCGCGTCCTGACTTCTGGAATCTTCGAGACCAAGTTCCAGGTGGACAAAGTCAACTTCCA CATGTTTGACGTGGGCGGCCAGCGCGACGAGCGCCGCAAGTGGATCCAGTGCTTCAATG ATGTGACTGCCATTATCTTCGTGGTGGCCAGCAGCAGCTACAACATGGTCATTCGGGAGGACAACCAGACCAACCGCCTGCAGGAGGCCCTGAACCTCTTCAAAAGCATCTGGAACAACAG ATGGCTGCGCACCATCTCTGTGATTCTGTTCCTCAACAAGCAAGACCTGCTCGCGGAGAAAGTCCTTGCTGGAAAATCGAAGATTGAGGACTACTTTCCAGAATTTGCTCGCTACACTACTCCTGAGGACG CTACTCCCGAGCCCGGAGAGGACCCACGCGTGACCCGGGCCAAGTACTTCATCCGTGACGAATTTCTG AGAATCAGCACTGCTAGTGGAGATGGGCGCCACTACTGCTACCCCCACTTCACTTGCGCCGTGGACACCGAGAACATCCGCCGTGTGTTCAATGACTGCCGTGACATCATTCAGCGCATGCACCTCCGTCAGTATGAGCTGCTCTAA
- the LOC132022064 gene encoding guanine nucleotide-binding protein G(s) subunit alpha isoform X4 codes for MGCLGNSKTEDQRNEEKAQREANKKIEKQLQKDKQVYRATHRLLLLGAGESGKSTIVKQMRILHVNGFNGDEKATKVQDIKNNLKEAIETIVAAMSNLVPPVELANPENQFRVDYILSVMNVPDFDFPPEFYEHAKALWEDEGVRACYERSNEYQLIDCAQYFLDKIDVIKQADYVPSDQDLLRCRVLTSGIFETKFQVDKVNFHMFDVGGQRDERRKWIQCFNDVTAIIFVVASSSYNMVIREDNQTNRLQEALNLFKSIWNNRWLRTISVILFLNKQDLLAEKVLAGKSKIEDYFPEFARYTTPEDATPEPGEDPRVTRAKYFIRDEFLRISTASGDGRHYCYPHFTCAVDTENIRRVFNDCRDIIQRMHLRQYELL; via the exons atgggCTGCCTCGGAAACAGTAAGACCGAGGACCAGCGCAACGAGGAGAAGGCGCAGCGCGAGGCCAACAAAAAGATCGAGAAGCAGCTGCAGAAGGACAAGCAGGTCTACCGGGCCACGCACCGCCTGCTGCTGCTGG GTGCCGGAGAATCTGGTAAAAGCACCATTGTGAAGCAAATGAGGATCCTGCATGTTAATGGGTTTAATGGAGA TGAGAAGGCGACCAAAGTGCAGGACATCAAAAACAACCTGAAGGAGGCGATTGAA ACCATCGTGGCCGCCATGAGCAACCTCGTGCCCCCCGTGGAGCTGGCCAACCCTGAGAACCAGTTCAGAGTGGACTATATTCTGAGCGTGATGAACGTGCCTGACTTCGATTTCCCTCCT GAGTTCTACGAGCACGCCAAGGCTCTGTGGGAGGATGAAGGAGTGCGCGCCTGCTACGAGCGCTCCAACGAGTACCAGCTCATCGACTGTGCCCAGTA CTTCCTGGACAAGATTGATGTCATCAAGCAGGCTGACTATGTGCCCAGCGATCAG GATCTGCTTCGCTGCCGCGTCCTGACTTCTGGAATCTTCGAGACCAAGTTCCAGGTGGACAAAGTCAACTTCCA CATGTTTGACGTGGGCGGCCAGCGCGACGAGCGCCGCAAGTGGATCCAGTGCTTCAATG ATGTGACTGCCATTATCTTCGTGGTGGCCAGCAGCAGCTACAACATGGTCATTCGGGAGGACAACCAGACCAACCGCCTGCAGGAGGCCCTGAACCTCTTCAAAAGCATCTGGAACAACAG ATGGCTGCGCACCATCTCTGTGATTCTGTTCCTCAACAAGCAAGACCTGCTCGCGGAGAAAGTCCTTGCTGGAAAATCGAAGATTGAGGACTACTTTCCAGAATTTGCTCGCTACACTACTCCTGAGGACG CTACTCCCGAGCCCGGAGAGGACCCACGCGTGACCCGGGCCAAGTACTTCATCCGTGACGAATTTCTG AGAATCAGCACTGCTAGTGGAGATGGGCGCCACTACTGCTACCCCCACTTCACTTGCGCCGTGGACACCGAGAACATCCGCCGTGTGTTCAATGACTGCCGTGACATCATTCAGCGCATGCACCTCCGTCAGTATGAGCTGCTCTAA
- the LOC132022064 gene encoding guanine nucleotide-binding protein G(s) subunit alpha isoform X6, with amino-acid sequence MRILHVNGFNGDEKATKVQDIKNNLKEAIETIVAAMSNLVPPVELANPENQFRVDYILSVMNVPDFDFPPEFYEHAKALWEDEGVRACYERSNEYQLIDCAQYFLDKIDVIKQADYVPSDQDLLRCRVLTSGIFETKFQVDKVNFHMFDVGGQRDERRKWIQCFNDVTAIIFVVASSSYNMVIREDNQTNRLQEALNLFKSIWNNRWLRTISVILFLNKQDLLAEKVLAGKSKIEDYFPEFARYTTPEDATPEPGEDPRVTRAKYFIRDEFLRISTASGDGRHYCYPHFTCAVDTENIRRVFNDCRDIIQRMHLRQYELL; translated from the exons ATGAGGATCCTGCATGTTAATGGGTTTAATGGAGA TGAGAAGGCGACCAAAGTGCAGGACATCAAAAACAACCTGAAGGAGGCGATTGAA ACCATCGTGGCCGCCATGAGCAACCTCGTGCCCCCCGTGGAGCTGGCCAACCCTGAGAACCAGTTCAGAGTGGACTATATTCTGAGCGTGATGAACGTGCCTGACTTCGATTTCCCTCCT GAGTTCTACGAGCACGCCAAGGCTCTGTGGGAGGATGAAGGAGTGCGCGCCTGCTACGAGCGCTCCAACGAGTACCAGCTCATCGACTGTGCCCAGTA CTTCCTGGACAAGATTGATGTCATCAAGCAGGCTGACTATGTGCCCAGCGATCAG GATCTGCTTCGCTGCCGCGTCCTGACTTCTGGAATCTTCGAGACCAAGTTCCAGGTGGACAAAGTCAACTTCCA CATGTTTGACGTGGGCGGCCAGCGCGACGAGCGCCGCAAGTGGATCCAGTGCTTCAATG ATGTGACTGCCATTATCTTCGTGGTGGCCAGCAGCAGCTACAACATGGTCATTCGGGAGGACAACCAGACCAACCGCCTGCAGGAGGCCCTGAACCTCTTCAAAAGCATCTGGAACAACAG ATGGCTGCGCACCATCTCTGTGATTCTGTTCCTCAACAAGCAAGACCTGCTCGCGGAGAAAGTCCTTGCTGGAAAATCGAAGATTGAGGACTACTTTCCAGAATTTGCTCGCTACACTACTCCTGAGGACG CTACTCCCGAGCCCGGAGAGGACCCACGCGTGACCCGGGCCAAGTACTTCATCCGTGACGAATTTCTG AGAATCAGCACTGCTAGTGGAGATGGGCGCCACTACTGCTACCCCCACTTCACTTGCGCCGTGGACACCGAGAACATCCGCCGTGTGTTCAATGACTGCCGTGACATCATTCAGCGCATGCACCTCCGTCAGTATGAGCTGCTCTAA
- the LOC132022064 gene encoding guanine nucleotide-binding protein G(s) subunit alpha isoform X5, which yields MRILHVNGFNGDSEKATKVQDIKNNLKEAIETIVAAMSNLVPPVELANPENQFRVDYILSVMNVPDFDFPPEFYEHAKALWEDEGVRACYERSNEYQLIDCAQYFLDKIDVIKQADYVPSDQDLLRCRVLTSGIFETKFQVDKVNFHMFDVGGQRDERRKWIQCFNDVTAIIFVVASSSYNMVIREDNQTNRLQEALNLFKSIWNNRWLRTISVILFLNKQDLLAEKVLAGKSKIEDYFPEFARYTTPEDATPEPGEDPRVTRAKYFIRDEFLRISTASGDGRHYCYPHFTCAVDTENIRRVFNDCRDIIQRMHLRQYELL from the exons ATGAGGATCCTGCATGTTAATGGGTTTAATGGAGA TAGTGAGAAGGCGACCAAAGTGCAGGACATCAAAAACAACCTGAAGGAGGCGATTGAA ACCATCGTGGCCGCCATGAGCAACCTCGTGCCCCCCGTGGAGCTGGCCAACCCTGAGAACCAGTTCAGAGTGGACTATATTCTGAGCGTGATGAACGTGCCTGACTTCGATTTCCCTCCT GAGTTCTACGAGCACGCCAAGGCTCTGTGGGAGGATGAAGGAGTGCGCGCCTGCTACGAGCGCTCCAACGAGTACCAGCTCATCGACTGTGCCCAGTA CTTCCTGGACAAGATTGATGTCATCAAGCAGGCTGACTATGTGCCCAGCGATCAG GATCTGCTTCGCTGCCGCGTCCTGACTTCTGGAATCTTCGAGACCAAGTTCCAGGTGGACAAAGTCAACTTCCA CATGTTTGACGTGGGCGGCCAGCGCGACGAGCGCCGCAAGTGGATCCAGTGCTTCAATG ATGTGACTGCCATTATCTTCGTGGTGGCCAGCAGCAGCTACAACATGGTCATTCGGGAGGACAACCAGACCAACCGCCTGCAGGAGGCCCTGAACCTCTTCAAAAGCATCTGGAACAACAG ATGGCTGCGCACCATCTCTGTGATTCTGTTCCTCAACAAGCAAGACCTGCTCGCGGAGAAAGTCCTTGCTGGAAAATCGAAGATTGAGGACTACTTTCCAGAATTTGCTCGCTACACTACTCCTGAGGACG CTACTCCCGAGCCCGGAGAGGACCCACGCGTGACCCGGGCCAAGTACTTCATCCGTGACGAATTTCTG AGAATCAGCACTGCTAGTGGAGATGGGCGCCACTACTGCTACCCCCACTTCACTTGCGCCGTGGACACCGAGAACATCCGCCGTGTGTTCAATGACTGCCGTGACATCATTCAGCGCATGCACCTCCGTCAGTATGAGCTGCTCTAA
- the LOC132022064 gene encoding guanine nucleotide-binding protein G(s) subunit alpha isoform X7 has protein sequence MRILHVNGFNGEGGEEDPQAARSNSDGSEKATKVQDIKNNLKEAIETIVAAMSNLVPPVELANPENQFRVDYILSVMNVPDFDFPPEFYEHAKALWEDEGVRACYERSNEYQLIDCAQYFLDKIDVIKQADYVPSDQDLLRCRVLTSGIFETKFQVDKVNFHMFDVGGQRDERRKWIQCFNDVTAIIFVVASSSYNMVIREDNQTNRLQEALNLFKSIWNNRWLRTISVILFLNKQDLLAEKVLAGKSKIEDYFPEFARYTTPEDATPEPGEDPRVTRAKYFIRDEFLRISTASGDGRHYCYPHFTCAVDTENIRRVFNDCRDIIQRMHLRQYELL, from the exons ATGAGGATCCTGCATGTTAATGGGTTTAATGGAGA GGGCGGCGAAGAGGATCCGCAGGCTGCCAGGAGCAACAGCGATG GTAGTGAGAAGGCGACCAAAGTGCAGGACATCAAAAACAACCTGAAGGAGGCGATTGAA ACCATCGTGGCCGCCATGAGCAACCTCGTGCCCCCCGTGGAGCTGGCCAACCCTGAGAACCAGTTCAGAGTGGACTATATTCTGAGCGTGATGAACGTGCCTGACTTCGATTTCCCTCCT GAGTTCTACGAGCACGCCAAGGCTCTGTGGGAGGATGAAGGAGTGCGCGCCTGCTACGAGCGCTCCAACGAGTACCAGCTCATCGACTGTGCCCAGTA CTTCCTGGACAAGATTGATGTCATCAAGCAGGCTGACTATGTGCCCAGCGATCAG GATCTGCTTCGCTGCCGCGTCCTGACTTCTGGAATCTTCGAGACCAAGTTCCAGGTGGACAAAGTCAACTTCCA CATGTTTGACGTGGGCGGCCAGCGCGACGAGCGCCGCAAGTGGATCCAGTGCTTCAATG ATGTGACTGCCATTATCTTCGTGGTGGCCAGCAGCAGCTACAACATGGTCATTCGGGAGGACAACCAGACCAACCGCCTGCAGGAGGCCCTGAACCTCTTCAAAAGCATCTGGAACAACAG ATGGCTGCGCACCATCTCTGTGATTCTGTTCCTCAACAAGCAAGACCTGCTCGCGGAGAAAGTCCTTGCTGGAAAATCGAAGATTGAGGACTACTTTCCAGAATTTGCTCGCTACACTACTCCTGAGGACG CTACTCCCGAGCCCGGAGAGGACCCACGCGTGACCCGGGCCAAGTACTTCATCCGTGACGAATTTCTG AGAATCAGCACTGCTAGTGGAGATGGGCGCCACTACTGCTACCCCCACTTCACTTGCGCCGTGGACACCGAGAACATCCGCCGTGTGTTCAATGACTGCCGTGACATCATTCAGCGCATGCACCTCCGTCAGTATGAGCTGCTCTAA
- the LOC132022064 gene encoding guanine nucleotide-binding protein G(s) subunit alpha isoform X8, translating to MRILHVNGFNGEGGEEDPQAARSNSDGEKATKVQDIKNNLKEAIETIVAAMSNLVPPVELANPENQFRVDYILSVMNVPDFDFPPEFYEHAKALWEDEGVRACYERSNEYQLIDCAQYFLDKIDVIKQADYVPSDQDLLRCRVLTSGIFETKFQVDKVNFHMFDVGGQRDERRKWIQCFNDVTAIIFVVASSSYNMVIREDNQTNRLQEALNLFKSIWNNRWLRTISVILFLNKQDLLAEKVLAGKSKIEDYFPEFARYTTPEDATPEPGEDPRVTRAKYFIRDEFLRISTASGDGRHYCYPHFTCAVDTENIRRVFNDCRDIIQRMHLRQYELL from the exons ATGAGGATCCTGCATGTTAATGGGTTTAATGGAGA GGGCGGCGAAGAGGATCCGCAGGCTGCCAGGAGCAACAGCGATGG TGAGAAGGCGACCAAAGTGCAGGACATCAAAAACAACCTGAAGGAGGCGATTGAA ACCATCGTGGCCGCCATGAGCAACCTCGTGCCCCCCGTGGAGCTGGCCAACCCTGAGAACCAGTTCAGAGTGGACTATATTCTGAGCGTGATGAACGTGCCTGACTTCGATTTCCCTCCT GAGTTCTACGAGCACGCCAAGGCTCTGTGGGAGGATGAAGGAGTGCGCGCCTGCTACGAGCGCTCCAACGAGTACCAGCTCATCGACTGTGCCCAGTA CTTCCTGGACAAGATTGATGTCATCAAGCAGGCTGACTATGTGCCCAGCGATCAG GATCTGCTTCGCTGCCGCGTCCTGACTTCTGGAATCTTCGAGACCAAGTTCCAGGTGGACAAAGTCAACTTCCA CATGTTTGACGTGGGCGGCCAGCGCGACGAGCGCCGCAAGTGGATCCAGTGCTTCAATG ATGTGACTGCCATTATCTTCGTGGTGGCCAGCAGCAGCTACAACATGGTCATTCGGGAGGACAACCAGACCAACCGCCTGCAGGAGGCCCTGAACCTCTTCAAAAGCATCTGGAACAACAG ATGGCTGCGCACCATCTCTGTGATTCTGTTCCTCAACAAGCAAGACCTGCTCGCGGAGAAAGTCCTTGCTGGAAAATCGAAGATTGAGGACTACTTTCCAGAATTTGCTCGCTACACTACTCCTGAGGACG CTACTCCCGAGCCCGGAGAGGACCCACGCGTGACCCGGGCCAAGTACTTCATCCGTGACGAATTTCTG AGAATCAGCACTGCTAGTGGAGATGGGCGCCACTACTGCTACCCCCACTTCACTTGCGCCGTGGACACCGAGAACATCCGCCGTGTGTTCAATGACTGCCGTGACATCATTCAGCGCATGCACCTCCGTCAGTATGAGCTGCTCTAA